TTTGTTCTTGGCGGCAATCTGCTTGATGGACTCAGTCCCGGTGGCTTCGCCACAGGAGTCATCAAGTGCCAGTTCCCGATTCAGACGAATCGACCCCGGAACTATCTGCGCGGTCAAATCGTCCAGAGATTCGGCACCGACATAATCCAGCATCTGCTGTTGCTGGGTCTCATCGGAGCCAATATGGCGGCGGATAAAGAGATCGTGCTGCTCTAGCTGAGTGAGGGTTTGCTTGGTCATGATTAACCTTAGTTTCTGTAATCGCCGATATGCAGCCGTAGGGTGGCGCTGTATCGGTCTCTTTTTAAAACGCACGAAGCCCTGTTAAAGGGCTTCGTTGACAGCAACGATTATTCTTCGTCGATGACAGCCTGATAGGCTTCTGCGTCCAACAGGTTGTCCAGTTCGGACTCATCTGAAGGCTTAATGCGGAAGAACCAGCCATCACCGTAAGCATCGCTGTTAACCAGTTCAGGGCTGTCTTCCAGCGCTTCGTTAACCGCAATCACTTCACCTGACAGCGGCGCGTAGATGTCAGATGCGGCTTTTACAGATTCAGCCACGGCGCAATCATCTCCGGCGTCCAGGCTGTCACCCACGTCTGGCAGTTCTACAAATACCATATCGCCCAGCAGTTCCTGTGCGTGTTCAGTGATACCGATGGTGTAGCTGCCATCAGCTTCCTGGCGTACCCACTCGTGAGAGGATGTGTACAGTAATTCGTTAGGAATATCGCTCATTCTTATTGTTCCTTTCCCGTGTTTCAGAATGCTTGTTTGCCGTTGCGCACAAAGCTGGGCGCAATCACTTTGACTGCTACGCGTTTCTTGCGCATTTCCACCTCGGCCGACTCCCCGATTGAAGCGGGAACCCGTGCCATTGCAATAGAATAGCCTAATGTGGGCGAGAAGGAACCACTGGTGATCACGCCCTGCTGCTCGTTGCCTTCAGCATCGGTGAAGAACACCGGCATGTCGTGACGCAGTACGCCCTTTTCTTCCATCACCAGACCCACCAATTTATCGCTGCCCTGTGCTTTTATAGCCGTCAATGCAGCGCGACCAATAAAGTCACGGTCTGTAGGTTCCCAGGCGATGGTCCAGCCCATATTGGCGGCCAGCGGATTAATGGTTTCGTCCATATCCTGACCGTAAAGATTCATCCCGGCTTCCAGACGCAGAGTATCTCGCGCACCCAGACCACAAGGTGCAACTCCGGCATCCTTCAATGCCTGCCACAATGCTTCGGCTTCACTTTCCGGTACCATGATTTCATAACCAGCTTCACCGGTATAACCGGTGGTGGCGATAAACAGGCTTTCCGCCTGAACGCCAAAGAAAGGTTTCATGCCTTCAACCGCCGATTTTTGGACATCACTGAAAACCGTGGCCGCTTTGGCTTTGGCATTCGGCCCTTGCACGGCAATCATCGCTAGCTGTGGCTGCTCGGTGATGGCAACCGCGAAGGCTTTGGCCTGGGCATTAATCCATGCCAGGTCTTTTTCACGAGTAGCGGAGTTCACCACCACTCGATAATAGGTGTCGCTCAGGTAATAAGTGATCAGGTCATCAATCACCCCGGCCTGTTCGTTCAGCATGCCGCTGTACAAGGCTTTACCAGGTTGTTTCAGTTTGGCCACATCATTGGCCAGCAAATAACGCAAAAAGTCACGGGCACCATTGCCAGTTACGTCTACCACAGTCATGTGGGAAACATCGAACATACCAGCGTCTTTACGAACAGCATGGTGTTCTTCAATCTGGGAACCATAGTGCAGAGGCATGTCCCAACCGTGAAAATCAACCATCTTGGCATTGCTTTCAAGATGCTTGTTAAAGAGTACAGTTTTATTAGCCATTGTTATCCCTTTCTGTCGGGGCCTTCAGGTATTTATCACACCTGACATCAGTTTGAAGTGCCGGAAAAGTATACCCCGCGTAATAAACATGTATACATGGGAAATTTCTAATCCGAAAGTTTCGGATTAGTTTTTTTAATCAAAATGCTGAATTTAATTCACGGTAAATTTGTGGCTGAAAAACAAAAAGCCCGGAAAAATCACGATTTCCGGGCTTTTTTAAGGAGTTACTGAAAAATTTCAGCGGGCGTTATCTACTCGACAAAGCGGTGGTAAGTTGAATTTTTGTCCCATGGCCTGTTGCATGAACACAGTTTTCACAGGAGCAGCACTATTCACGAGGTTAAGACCAATATCGCGCAGCGCCTTCTTAAGTGGATGACTGCCACTGAACAGCTGTTTCAGACCTTCCATCGCGCCAATCATCTGCATGGCATCGGCTTTACGCCAACGCTCCAACGGTCGCAGATTTTCATAAGCACCGATATCTTTCCCCGCGTCATGCAGCTTAGTAATGGTATCGATAATAGCGGCAGCATCGAGGAAACCCAGATTCACCCCCTGCCCCGCCAACGGGTGAATGGTGTGCGCCGCATCGCCAGCCAGTATGAGTCGATGCCGTGCAAAATGTCGCGAATAACGCATCCGCAGCGGAAAGCTCTGCCGCTCACTGGCAAGTTCACACAGACCCAATTTACCGTCAAAGGCGACGGTCAAGCGTTGACCGAACTGCGCTGGCGTTAACGCCAACAATTCGCTGACTTGCTCGGGCGGCAGTGACCACACAATAGAGCATAAATGTTCATCATAGAGTGGCAAAAACGCCAGCGGGCCATCGGCTGAGAATACCTGCCGCGCACAATGGCCATGAGGTAATTGGGTCCGGATGGTAGCCACAAGGGCATGATGATCATAATCCCAGAAAGTCTGAGGGATCTGGCACTGCTGCCGTACCCAAGAGTTGGCACCATCAGCCGCAACCACTAGCGTGGCCGAGAGACTGTCACCATTTTCTAATGTCAGCCAGGCTTCACGCTCGCCAAATGCCAGTCGTTGCAGACGGGTATTTTCCAGCAGCGTCAGCGTGTCCAACTCGGCGGCACGCTGCGCCAGAGCATAATGGATGGCATCGTTCTCGATAATAGCACCCAGGCTGTCAGCACTGAGCTGTTCCGCATCAAACTGAATTTGCCCTATGCCATCTTTGTCCCACACTTCCATCTGGCTGTATGGTGCCAGACGCGCGGTCGGCAAGTTACTCCAGGCGCCCAGATGCTCCAGTAATACCCGGCTGGCCTGATTAATGGCACTGACTCGCAACTTAGGCTCGCCACTGACCGCTGAGGCTGCCGAGGCATCTATCACTAACACAGATAATCCATCTTCGGCCAAACCGCACGCCGTCGCCAGCCCCACCATGCCACCACCGACAATAGCAACATCATAGCTTTGCGATTTAAACATCATCGGCTCCTTGCTAAAGCGTTACAGGTATCGCGGCCATGCCACCCCATCGCCCGATGTGCCACCGGCACCTTCAATGGCGGTATCCAAGACAGCAGCCGCAGCCCCAGATTGCGTCCGACCACCAGCGGCCAGTATTGGTTGGAGAAACCACGCACCAGGAATTCGATACTGTTGATAGTCTGTCGCCGATCAGTTTCACGACAGGCCAGATAATCATGAATAACCGATACACTGCCAACATCACCGTATTGTTGCAGCACTGGTTTCAGCACTGCCAGCAAACCGCTGATATCCCGGAGTCCAAGGTTAAAACCCTGACCGGCTATTGGATGCAGCGTCTGCGCCGCATTGCCCAGGTATACGGTGCGATGAAATGCTGGCCGTGACATATAACTCAGTGCCAATGGGTAACTGTAACGGCTACCGACAGCAGTAAATTGTCCGGCGCGGTTGCCAAATGCCTGCTGCAGCGCCTCGAGAAAGTCGCTATCCGTCAAGGTCAAGCGTTCGGTAATGGCAGCTTCTGGCATTGCCCATACCAGCGACAAGCGCGGTTTGCCATTGCTGTCAGCCATCGGCAATAAGGCAATCGGGCCGTGTTCGGTGAAGCGTTCCCAGGCCATGCCCTGATGTGGCCGATTGCTGGCAACATTGGCGATGATGGCACTTTGCCCAAACGCACTGATTTGCTGTGGTTGCTGCTGCAGTTGCCGCACCTTGGAGTTGGCACCATCGGCCGCTACCAACAACTTACAGTAGATTTTGTTACCGTTATTCAGTGTCAGCGTATGCCCCTGCACTTCGCTGTCGATACTGGCAAGCTGTGACGGACAAAAAACGGCAATATCGGTTTTCGCCAGCGCGGCAAACAGCACCTGTCCGACGCGTTCCAGTTCAACCACTTCACCCAAGGCATCAAGGTCAAAACTGCTGCTGTTAATTTCGGTCATACCAAAATGTCCACGATCGGACACATGGATATCACGGATAGGAGTACCGAGATTGGCCAGTTTCGGCCAGATGCCCATCTGCTGCAAAGCATGCCGGGAACCATGCGCGACGGCGATGGCGCGGGCATCAAAGCCGGACTGCCCTTGCCCAGGTTCATGGGCTTCAATCAAGGCTAGTTTTAGTGGCCGCTGCAGGGTTCGGCTCAAATTGCTCAATGCCAACGCCAACGAGGCGCCCACCATAGCGCCGCCGACAATGGCAATATCAACTTCAGTGGATTGCGGATTCATTCATCCCTCACTGGGCTGCCGCTAGCAGCCAGTATTAATGCAGAATACCTTTGTCCTGAGATTCAGCGTCTGATTGCTGATGTAATACAAATTCGGAATAACACAGGATGGCTGACATGCGTACAAATTCCAGCAACTCCTGGAAGGCCTGCTCACATTCATCATCTTCGCTGACATTAAGATCGACCTGAGTGATTTCGGCTAAATCTTTAATCACCTCACGCACATCTTCGGATGCCTGATTTAGTGCTGGCTGAGCGATGGCAATGCCGGTAAGAAAACTCTGAGTCCACAGAGACAAGGCTTCCAGGCGCGTCGCCAGGGCCTCTTCCTCTTCCGGCAACAGCAGGGTAAACCCAAATTCAGCATCTTGCAGACGATTAACGGTATCCTGCGCTAATTCCTGAATTAACCCGGTCAACTCTTGAGGCAGCGGCTGCCCATCGTTCATCAGCTCGAGTAAGGGCTGATGCCAGTCCTCTGACTGCACAGCGCCGCCACAGATAACACCCACCAGCGCACCGTGGACCTCGACCGGGTGTTGTCCGATCTCCGCACTGTCCAGCGCCGCCTGCAGACTGTCAATTCGCAATGAAGGGGGAGTAGCCATAACCAAATTGTCCAATAGATAAATACCTTGCCATGCTAACAGAACTGCAACTTAGCACCAAGTAGCGTGGGGAAATCTGCGGTCATTGACCGGTTTTGTGACGACTGTTCAGGGAATCAGCAATCGCGCCACAAAGGCAGCAAACTGTAGCCAGGGCAACTTGCACTTTACAGACGAGGCTTATATAGTCCGCCTCAAGAGCCGTCTAAAAGGAAACGTGCGTAACATGAGTAACTGTGCCGTAGATATCGCCCTGTTGGGACGCACATACTCTATCGCCTGCCCGAAAGGACAAGAGCAAGCGTTGCAGGAAGTTGCCCGTAAACTGGAGCAGCAACTGGCACAGATCAAAGCGCGGACACCGACGCTCAGCCGAGAAGATATGGTGTTGATGGCGGCGCTCAACATAGGTCATGAACTCTATGTCGAGCAGCGAAAAAATCAGGATTACATGCAACAGATGGATGAACGCATTCGGCTGTTGCAACACACTCTTGAGCAAGCGCTGGTTGAGCGCAGCAACAGAGAAGACTAAACTAGGATTAAGGGCAAACGCCCACCCGAATTTGCTCCCTGGGGTGTACGATAGTCGGTAATGTCCCTGTGCCGATATTTTTGAAAATAGGGCTACTTTCTTACTGACATTGCGCATGCTCGGCTTGACCGAGAAGCCTTAGGAGGTAACCAGCAGCCCGCCTTGAACTGTTAGGTTCAAGGGCTTACACCGACACCGGCATCGCCGGGGAGCATCCTAAATTTGGCGCCTATGACCCTTTTGCAAGCGGCAACGTCTCCCAACCACCATGCGCAGCGTAATGACCTATGGTCAGCGCGTGATGAGGCTTGCCTGCTGCTCAGACGCCAGATCCGTAAACAGCGCCGCGAACTGTCTGAGGCATTTCAGCAACAAGCCGCTTCCGCTGCGCAAGCGCGACTGGTTGCGCTGTTAGAGCAGTTGCAGACGACCGGACAAAAAATCAACACACTATCGCTGTATTTCAGTTGCGATGGTGAACTTAATACCCGCCCATTATTTGAAACTTTATGGCAGCGCGATATCCAGACCTGTTTGCCCGTATTACACCCCTTCACCCCCGGTAATCTGCTGTTTCTGCATTACCACGCCGATTCACCGATGACGTTTAATCGCTTTGGTATTCCCGAGCCTAAGCTGGAAACTCGCAGAATTGTACTGCCGGCACAATTGGATCTAATCCTTACACCATTGGTGGCGTTTGACGCTCAAGGTAATCGCATGGGCATGGGCGGTGGCTATTATGATCGCACCTTGGCCAATCCGCAGGTAACAGCACTGGCAGTTGGATACGCCCATGACTGTCAACAAGCAGAAAGCCTGCCGTTAGCCCCATGGGACAAACCGCTCCCGGTCATCATCACGCCTTCCCAAACCCTCGACAATCGCTAGTCCACTTTTGATTAATTGCTGAACCGCGTATTTAAGGATAAGCTGAAAAAGTGTCACAGATCACATTCTTGCCTATTATTTGACTGTGATTAAATCATTAACCAATGGAGAGGTTTTTTATGATCAAAAAAGCAATTGTTACCTTCGGTCTGGCATCACTGCTCTGTTCCGCTGCAACGATGGCGGCAGAAGCTGAAGTCAGCGTGTCCCTGCTCTCCGATAAAGGTGATACCCCCGTAGGT
This portion of the Shewanella yunxiaonensis genome encodes:
- the gcvH gene encoding glycine cleavage system protein GcvH; translation: MSDIPNELLYTSSHEWVRQEADGSYTIGITEHAQELLGDMVFVELPDVGDSLDAGDDCAVAESVKAASDIYAPLSGEVIAVNEALEDSPELVNSDAYGDGWFFRIKPSDESELDNLLDAEAYQAVIDEE
- the gcvT gene encoding glycine cleavage system aminomethyltransferase GcvT, whose translation is MANKTVLFNKHLESNAKMVDFHGWDMPLHYGSQIEEHHAVRKDAGMFDVSHMTVVDVTGNGARDFLRYLLANDVAKLKQPGKALYSGMLNEQAGVIDDLITYYLSDTYYRVVVNSATREKDLAWINAQAKAFAVAITEQPQLAMIAVQGPNAKAKAATVFSDVQKSAVEGMKPFFGVQAESLFIATTGYTGEAGYEIMVPESEAEALWQALKDAGVAPCGLGARDTLRLEAGMNLYGQDMDETINPLAANMGWTIAWEPTDRDFIGRAALTAIKAQGSDKLVGLVMEEKGVLRHDMPVFFTDAEGNEQQGVITSGSFSPTLGYSIAMARVPASIGESAEVEMRKKRVAVKVIAPSFVRNGKQAF
- a CDS encoding FAD-dependent oxidoreductase, which translates into the protein MFKSQSYDVAIVGGGMVGLATACGLAEDGLSVLVIDASAASAVSGEPKLRVSAINQASRVLLEHLGAWSNLPTARLAPYSQMEVWDKDGIGQIQFDAEQLSADSLGAIIENDAIHYALAQRAAELDTLTLLENTRLQRLAFGEREAWLTLENGDSLSATLVVAADGANSWVRQQCQIPQTFWDYDHHALVATIRTQLPHGHCARQVFSADGPLAFLPLYDEHLCSIVWSLPPEQVSELLALTPAQFGQRLTVAFDGKLGLCELASERQSFPLRMRYSRHFARHRLILAGDAAHTIHPLAGQGVNLGFLDAAAIIDTITKLHDAGKDIGAYENLRPLERWRKADAMQMIGAMEGLKQLFSGSHPLKKALRDIGLNLVNSAAPVKTVFMQQAMGQKFNLPPLCRVDNAR
- the ubiH gene encoding 2-octaprenyl-6-methoxyphenyl hydroxylase, translating into MNPQSTEVDIAIVGGAMVGASLALALSNLSRTLQRPLKLALIEAHEPGQGQSGFDARAIAVAHGSRHALQQMGIWPKLANLGTPIRDIHVSDRGHFGMTEINSSSFDLDALGEVVELERVGQVLFAALAKTDIAVFCPSQLASIDSEVQGHTLTLNNGNKIYCKLLVAADGANSKVRQLQQQPQQISAFGQSAIIANVASNRPHQGMAWERFTEHGPIALLPMADSNGKPRLSLVWAMPEAAITERLTLTDSDFLEALQQAFGNRAGQFTAVGSRYSYPLALSYMSRPAFHRTVYLGNAAQTLHPIAGQGFNLGLRDISGLLAVLKPVLQQYGDVGSVSVIHDYLACRETDRRQTINSIEFLVRGFSNQYWPLVVGRNLGLRLLSWIPPLKVPVAHRAMGWHGRDTCNALARSR
- a CDS encoding UPF0149 family protein; translated protein: MATPPSLRIDSLQAALDSAEIGQHPVEVHGALVGVICGGAVQSEDWHQPLLELMNDGQPLPQELTGLIQELAQDTVNRLQDAEFGFTLLLPEEEEALATRLEALSLWTQSFLTGIAIAQPALNQASEDVREVIKDLAEITQVDLNVSEDDECEQAFQELLEFVRMSAILCYSEFVLHQQSDAESQDKGILH
- a CDS encoding cell division protein ZapA, translated to MSNCAVDIALLGRTYSIACPKGQEQALQEVARKLEQQLAQIKARTPTLSREDMVLMAALNIGHELYVEQRKNQDYMQQMDERIRLLQHTLEQALVERSNRED
- a CDS encoding 5-formyltetrahydrofolate cyclo-ligase, which translates into the protein MTLLQAATSPNHHAQRNDLWSARDEACLLLRRQIRKQRRELSEAFQQQAASAAQARLVALLEQLQTTGQKINTLSLYFSCDGELNTRPLFETLWQRDIQTCLPVLHPFTPGNLLFLHYHADSPMTFNRFGIPEPKLETRRIVLPAQLDLILTPLVAFDAQGNRMGMGGGYYDRTLANPQVTALAVGYAHDCQQAESLPLAPWDKPLPVIITPSQTLDNR